The Haloplanus sp. GDY1 genomic sequence GAAAAACCCCTTACAGGAACTCCCGAACCTCGGAGTACCACATGTCGTGGTGGTCGACGGCGCCGACGCGCTCGGCCACCTCGACGGCCAGGGCGTGCCAGCACCGCTGGCTCGGATCGGCCGTATCGAGGTTGTACTCGGCGTCCTTGCAGGTACAGCCGCCGTCCTCGACCACGTACTCGTCGTCGTGGCCGACGACGACCGTGAAGTCGCGGTACTGCTTGACGCGCTCCTCGGAGACGGCCTCGATGGCTCGCTGACCCCGGTCGCCGTGGGCCGAGAGGATGGCGTCGACGATGGGGCCGGATAGCTCTCCGGCCGCCGAGAGCGCCGCCCGCCAGTCCTCCACCTCGCTCACGACCCGAACCGTCGGGCCTCGGCGTCTAAAGGGGTTCGGTCGGTCGGACGACCGCACGACGGGCGGCAGACGCCGGCCACTCGGCCGAACCGACCGACTTTTTCGCCGCCACCCCGTTCCCCACCCATGCGCGTCACCGAGGGCGGCGTCGAACTCGACGTTCCCGACGCCCGCGACGGGGCGAGCGAGGGACAGGGCGAGGGCGTCTTCTACAACCCCACGCAGGAACTGAACCGCGACGTGACCGTCGCCGTCCTCCGGGCGTACGCCGAGCGCGAACCCCGCGCCGAGACGTATCTCGACGCGATGGCCGCGAGCGGGGTCCGCGGCCTCCGTGCCGCCGCCGAGGGGTGGGACGTGACCTGTGCGGACCTCGACCCGGACGCCGTGGCCCTCGCCCGCGAGAACTTCGCACACAACGACCTGCCGGGGTCGGTGGTCGAGCGAAACGTCAACGCGCTCCTCTACGACTCGGCGACGGTGTTCGACGTGGTCGACATCGACCCCTTCGGCACGCCCATCCCCTTCGCCGACGCGGCGCTCGCCAACGCCCGCAACCTCGTCTGTGTCACCGCCACCGACACCGCGCCGCTCTGTGGCGCGCACTTCGACTCCGGCGTCCGCAAGTACGCGGCGGTCCCCCGAAACACCGACTACCACCCCGAGATGGGGCTCCGGATCCTCCTCTCGGCCATGGTCCGTACGGCCGCCCGCTACGACAAGGCGGCCCGTCCGATCTGTTCGCACGTCTCCCGGCACTACGCGCGGACGTACCTCGAACTCGACGGCCGGGCGACCGAGGCGGACGACTGCATCGACGAACTCGGCTACGTCCACCACTGCGAGGACTGCCTCACCCGCGAGGCCGAGGACGGCCTGATTCCCCACCCACCGGAGACCTGTCCGGCCTGCGGGGGGTCCCGCGTCGTCACCGCCGGCCCCCTGTGGCTGGGGGCGATCCGCGACCGCGCGTTCGTCGCCGCCGTCCGCGACCGGATCGACGACGGGATGGGCGAGGCCGCCCGCGCCCGCCGACTGCTGGAGACGGTCGAGGCCGAACTCGACCGCCCCACTCACTACGACCAGCACCGTCTCTGCAAGCAGTGGGGGCGCTCCGCCAACGCGATGGACGAGTTCCTCGCGGACCTCCGGGCCGCCGGCTACGACGCCTCCCGCGCCCACTACGGCGGCACGACGTTCAAGACGGACGCCTCGGTCGTGGAGATTCGGGACGCGACGGCCGAGTGATCCCCGCGGTACCCCTCCACAGAGGTCGTACCCTTATGTCTCACTGCGCCCATGATCGACGTGGCTGGACGACGTGTGACATACTGCCGTCGTCGGTTACTCGCACTCGATCCGGCCAACACGCCTCGGGCGACCGGTAACGGCGTCGGGTCATCCCCCTCCCCTTCCCCCTCGGCGCCGTTCGGACGATCGTCGCCCGTCGAGGCGGCCGTTCTGGGCGGGTCCCGACCGAGTGCACGCCCCGACCCGCCCAAACCGCCATATACGCAGCCCGCGTTGGGGTACGTATGACCACTGCCGTCGGACGCATCGTCGCCGCCCTCGTCGTGACCGTCGCGTTGGCCGCCGGACCGGCGCCCGTCGCCGCCCAGTCGAGCGATCAGCCGGCGTGGGCCGACGACCTGTTCGCGGACCTGCAGGACATGCAGCCCCGGTTCAACGCCAACGTCACCGACGCCGAGATGAACTTCGCCGAGCGGCAGGTGTTCAACCAGCTCGCGGGCAACGTCGTCAACGTCTACTTCGTCGACACCGACGTGGTCTTCTCCTTCCGGATGCGCCCCGACGGCACGATCACCGACCTCCGGCAGTCCCGCCGGGACGACGCGGGCCTGAAGATGCAGATGACGCGCGACACCGCCGAGGACTTGGTCGCGCTCCCGGACCCGGTGCCGCAGTTCGTCGACGCCGTCCGGAACGGGGCGGTCGTCCGGCGCGACGGCGAGCGCACCGTCCGCGGAATCGTCATCAACGGCGAGGACGGCAAACTCGTGAAACAGGCGACGTGGACGGTCATCAACACCGTCAAGGGCCTGCTGTAGTTCGCCGGGCCGACTTTGCTCCGCAGGCTGCGGGTGGCCGTGGCGGTAGCGTGCGGACGGCGGCCGGACGTCGCCTCGTCGTCGGGGTCGGGGCGACGACCGCGCGGGCATCCGCTCGCCGTCCGGCACCGCGGCCGCCACCGTCGCGTTCGGTCGCCGCCCCTCGCCATCGCGGGCCGGCGGCGCCCCCCGTCCATCCCTCGGTCACCTCGTCGACCGAGAGCCACGCTCCGGTGCCCGCCGCCCGGCTTCCAGTAGAGGTTTGCGTCCCGGCCCCGTGTGCCCGACCGATGAGTGTCCAAGCGGAGTTCGACGCGTGGGCGGCGGCAGGCAAGGACCGAGGGATGGAGGAGCGACACTGGCACACGGCCAAGGAGGCACTCGCCCGGATGCCCGCCGAGGCCGGCGACACGGTGCTCGATCTGGGGACCGGGTCGGGGTACGCCCTCCGGGCGCTCCGCGAGACGCGGGAGGTCGGCCGCGGCGTCGGCCTCGACGCCTCGGGGGCGATGGTGCGCAACGCCCGCGAGTACACCGACGACGGGGCCGTCGACTTCCTCGCGGGTGACTTCCAGCACCTGCCCCTCCGGGACGACAGCGTCGACCACGTGTGGTCGATGGAGGCGTTCTACTACGCGCGGGACCCCGACGCGGTGCTTCGCGAACTCCGGCGGGTCCTCCGACCCGGCGGCACCTTCTTCTGTGCCGTGAACTTCTTCGAGGAGAGCGAACACACTCACGAGTGGCAGGAGCAGGTGGGCGTCGAGATGCGACTGTGGGACCGGGCGCAGTATCGCGAGGCGTTCCGCTCGGCCGGGTTCCACGTGGCCGAACAGGACACCATCCCCGACCGCGAAATCGAGATTCCGCCCGCCGAGGCCTTCCCGACCGACGACTGGGACTCCCGCGAGGCGATGATCGACCGCTACCGGACGTGGGGGACCCTGCTGACCGTCGGCGTCGCGCCGTAGGTCCCCGGCGCCCGCGCCCTTTTCCGCCCGCCGACCGAACCGACACGCCGTGACCCGACTCGCCCGGGTGCTCCCCGCCGCGCGTGCCGTCGTCCGCGAGGCTCGCGCGCGGGACGTCACCCTGCTGGCCGCCAGCGTCGCCTACTACGCCTTCGTCTCCGTCCTCCCGTTGCTCGTCCTCGCGGCCGTCGTCGCGACGACGCTCGGTGGGCCGTCGCTCCGGACGGCCGTCGTCGCCCTCGCCGGGCGCTACCTCCTGCCCGTCGGCCAGGACCTCGTCGCCGACGCGCTGGCGAACACGACCGGACAGGGCGGCGTCACCCTCGTCGGCCTCGCGCTCCTCGGCTGGGGGTCGCTGAAGCTCTTTCGGGGCGTCGACACCGCCTTCGCCCGGGTCTACGACGTCGACCCCCGTGGCTTCCTCCGGAGCATCCGCGTCGGCGTGACCGTCCTCGTCGCCGTCGGCGTCGGCGTCTTCGGCGGCGTCGCCCTCGTCGGAGCCGTCGCCGTCCTCCGACTGCCCCCCGTGGCCGTCCTCGCGCCCCTCCTCTTTTTCGCCGTCCTCGTCGCCGCCCTCTTTCCGGTCTACTACCTGCTGCCGGCGGTCGATCTCTCGCCGCGCGAGGCGCTGCCCGGCACCCTCGTCGGCGCGCTCTGCTGGACGCTGCTCGGAACCGCCTTCGCCGTCTACGCCGCCGTCGCGTCGGCGGGGCGGTTCGCGCTCTACGGCGCCCTCGGTGCCGTCCTCCTCCTCGTGACGTGGTTCTACCTCGCGGGGCTGGCCCTCCTCGTCGGCGCGACGCTCAACGCCGTCCTCGCCGACCGAACGGCCGCCCCGAATCGGCAGGTACAACACCCGCGGGACCGAGACCACGTGACGACGGCAATGACCGGAGACGACACGGAAGGCGACTCCGATCCCTCCCCGGCACCGGACATCGAGGACCTCGCCGACCGGGTCGAGGAGGTCCGTGCCGATCTGGACGCCTTCGAGGCCGACGTGCAAGACCGGACGGTCGACCGGCCGGAACTGGAAGGCGAGCTGAAGGCGTACGTCCGCCGGCGGATGCGCCGCGGCCACGCCCGGGGCTGGGGTCCCTACCTCGTCCTCCTCTACGGGACGGTCCTGACCCTCGGCGCCTTCTACCTCCTCGACGACCTGATCGCCCTCGTCGCGATGGTCGTCATCTTCCTCTCGACGCTCGGGCTCTACGTCCTCTTCGTGCTCTTCGGCGCCGGGCTCTCGCTGCTCGGCAAACCGGGCGAGGCCCTCGACGCCGTGCGCCGGTTCCGGCGCTGACTCCCGGGGTCGCCCGCGGCCGATGCCGTCGGCAACGGGGCGCCCATCGGGTGTCGGGCCGCTCCTCCCGACGCCCGTGCCGAACCGCGGGAATATATGTTCCTTCCACCACACGCCCGACCCATGTCGCTCGTCGACCGAGCCGTCGCCGACCGCGGCGTGGGTGAGACGGGCGTCGTCGAGACGCTCCCGGAGGCCCTCGTCGCGGCCGCCGGACTCGTCACCCGCCTCGGCGATCCGCTGACCCTGATCGTCGTCGTCGCCGCCGCCTACCTGCTGGCGAACCGCCTCGGCGTGGCCGCCCCGCGGATGGCGACCGCGCTCGCCCTCACCGTCGGCGCGTTCGCGCTGACCCTGGCGCTCAAACACGCCTTCGCGCTCCCGCGCCCGCCCGGCGCCGGCGTCGACGGCTACGGGTTCCCCAGCGGTCACGCCATCGGCGCCACCGCCGTCTACGGCGGGCTGGTGGCGCTGCTCCCCGCCGAGCGTCGCTCCCCGACCGTCGTCGCCGCCGCCGGGTCGCTCGTCGCCCTCGTCGCCGCCTCCCGCGTCGTCATCGGCGTCCACTACCTGGTCGACGTGATCGCCGGCGTCGCCGTCGGCCTCGCGTATCTCGTCGCCGCGCTCCGGATCGGCCCCGGGCTGGCGCCCGAGCGCGTGACCGTCGCCGACGCCCGCCGCGTCTTCGCCGTCGCCCTCGCCGTCGGCCTCGCTGGCGTGGCCGTGGCCGTCGTCAGGAACACCGTGGTCGCCGTCGCCGCCGCCGGCGGCGGCCTGCTCGGGTGGCACCTCGCCGCCGACCGGGTCGTCGCGGCCCGCGGATCGACCCCACAGCTCGCCATCTCGGTCGTGACGCTGGGCGTGGTGGTCGCGAGCGCGGCCGCGGTCCTCGACGGCGGGATCCCGCTGGCCGTCGCGGCCGCGACGACCGTCGGCGTGGTCGCCCTGCTGATCGCGGTGCCGGGGCTCTCCGGGACGGTCGCGAAAAAAGGATTGGACGTCGGCCGTTAGAACTTCTCGAGGTAGCGGTCGAGTTCCCACTCGGAGACCTCGACGATGTACTCGCCGAACTCCTGGGACTTGGCCTCGATGAACTTCTCGGTGACGTGGTCGCCGAGCGCGCTCTGGATCGTCTCGTCGGCTTCGAGGGCGTCGACGGCCTCGCCGAGGTTCGACGGCAGCGTCGTGATGCCGTACTCCTCGCGCTTCCCCTCGTCGAACTCGTAGATGTTCTCCCGGACCGGGTCGGGACAGTCGAGGTCACGCTCGATGCCGTCGAGGCCGGCGTGGATCATGGCCGCGAAGGCGAGGTAGGGGTTACACGACGGGTCGGGCGAGCGGAGTTCGATCCGCGAGGCGGCGGGCACGCGCGCCGCCGGCTTGCGGATGAGCGCCGAGCGGTTGCGGTCCGACCAGGCGACGTAGACGGGGGCCTCGTAGCCCGGAACCAGACGCTTGTAGCTGTTGACCGTCGGGTTGGCGACGGCGGTGATCGCGGGGGCGTGATCGAGGATGCCCGCCACGTAGCTCTTCGCCGTGTCGCTCAGGTTGAACTCGTCGTCGTCGTCGTGGAAGGCGTTCTCGCCGTCCTTGAACAGCGACATGTGGGTGTGCATCCCCGAGCCGTTGATCCGCGCGATGGGCTTGGGCATGAACGTCGCGTGGAGGTCGTGCTCGGCCGCGATGGCGCGGACGACCGCACGGAAGGTGGCGACGTTGTCGGCCGTCGACAGGGCGTCGTCGTACGTGAAGTTGATCTCGTGTTGGCCCTGAGCGACCTCGTGGTGCGAGGCCTCGATGTCGAAGCCCATGCTCTCCAGGCCGTAGATGATGTCACGGCGCACGTCCGAGGCGAGGTCCTTCGGCGCGAGGTCGAAGTAGCCGCCGGCGTCGTTGGTCTTCGTCGTCGCGCGGCCCTCCTCGTCCTCCTCGAACAGGAAGAACTCCGGCTCGGGGGCCATGTTCACGTCGTAGCCCATCTCCTCGGCGCGCGCGATGGCGTCCTTGAGGACGCCCCGCGGGTCGCCCGAGAAGGGCTCGCCGGTCGAGGTGTCGATCACGTCACAGATGAGTCGCGCGGCCGCCCCGCCGTTGTCGTCGCCGTTCCGCCACGGGAGGACGGCGAACGTCGAGGGGTCGGGGTCGAGCCGCATGTCGGACTCCTGAATGCGTACGAACCCGTCGATGGAGGACCCGTCGAAGTAGATACCCTCGGTGAACGCCTTCTCCGCCTGACTGGCCGGGACCGAGACGTTCTTGACTGTGCCGAGGATGTCGGTGAACTGGAGCCGCAGGAAGTCGACGTTCTCCTCGTCGATCTCGTCGATGACGTCCTGTTCTTCCGCCGTCAAACCGCCGTCAGCCGCCGCAGTTTCGTCCGTCATGTTCTGGACAGGGTTAATCTATACTCCTAGTATTAAGCCCTTTTTGTTGGCTGCAATTTCCTCTCCGCTTCGTTCGAAATTGGATATTCGTAAACTTCTATACCCCCCGGGCCGTGCGTAACTGCCATGACGTACGAAAATCTCGACGCCAAGCTGATCAACGCACTCCTGGGCGACGGTCGCGCGAGCCTCAGGAGCCTCGCCGAGGAGCTCGACGTCTCCGTCACCACCGTCTCGAACCACCTCCGCGACCTGGAGGACGAGGGCGTCATCGAGGGGTACACCCCGCGCGTGAACTACGACGCGCTCGGCTACGACGTGACGGCCATCCTCCAGTTGAAGGTGGAGGGGAGCGCCCTGCCGGACATCACCGACGACCTGCGCGACCAGAAGCAGATGACCAGCGTCTACGAGGTGACCGGCGACTACGACGTCATCGCCATCGGCAAGTTCCGGGACACCGACGGCATGAACGAGCAGATCAAGACCCTGCTGACCGACGCCGACATCCGCGAGTCCAACACCAGCGTCGTCCTCAACGCCGTCGTCGAGAACAAGCAGTTCGAACTCGACGTCGACGAGTGAGCCGCCACCTCCGGCGGGTCGCCACGGGGCGACGAGCACCTACCGCCGGAGGCCGTGCGGCGTTCCGTGGAGCCGTGCCTCGCGGACGACGCTCACCCGCCAGCGGAGCAGTCCGACGCACGCGAGCCCGACCGTGAGCGCGCCGGCGACGACGTAGAAGGCGAGTTCGTAGCCGCCGGTCCGCTCGACGATCCGTGCCACCAGCGTCGGCCCGGCGACGCCGGCCATCGACCACGCGGTCAGCGCGTAGCCGTGGATCGCTCCCAGTTCCTCGGTGCCGAACAGGTCAGCCAGATACGCCGGCAGACACGCGAACCCCCCGCCGTAGCAGGTGATGATCAGGAATATCGCCCCCGCGAACAGCGGGACGGTCGTGAGGCGGGGGAGCGCCAGGAAGGCGCCGATCTGTAGCACGAAGAACACGCCGTACGTGGTCGTCCGGCCCAGGTAATCCGAGAGGCTCGACCAGATGATCCGCCCGGCGCCGTTGAAGACGCCGATCAGGCCGACGACCCCCGCCGCGACGGCCGCGCTCGCCCCCGTGACCGCCTGCGTCATGTTCGACGCCACCGAGAGGAGCATGATCCCCGCCGAGACGTTGACGAAGACGACCATCCAGACCAGGTAGAACTGCGGCGTGCGGAGCGCCTCGCTCGCGGTGCGCTGTTCGAGGTCCGACGCGACGATCACCCCGTGACCCTCCGTCTCGACGACCGCGTCCGGATCGATCCCCTCCGGCACCCACCCCGCCGGCGGCGTTTCGAGGTAGCTCGCACCCGCCGCCATCGCGACGAAGTAGCCCGCCCCGAGGACGTACAGGGTCGTGGGAATGCTCGTCGTCTCGATCAGCCAGTTGGCCACCGGCCCGGTCACCAGCGCCCCGGCGCCGAACCCCATCACGGCGAGTCCGGTCGCCAGGCCGCGACGGTCGGGAAACCACTTCACGAGCGTCGAGATGGGACTGATGTACCCCAGGCCGAGTCCCACCCCGGCGACGAGGCCGTAGGTCAGGACGAACCCCACGTGGCTCCCGTACTGGACGGCGACGCCCGCGAGGACGGTTCCGCCGGCGAACGCGACGGCCGCGGCCGTCCCCGACACGCGCGGTCCGTACCGCTCCACGTACCGCCCGAGCAGCGCCGTCGACGCGCCGAGGGTGAAGATGGCGACGGTGAACCCGAGGGTCACGTCGCCGATGCTCCACCCCTGTGTCGCCTGGAGCGGTCGCTGATACACGCTGTAGGCGTACACCGACCCGATAGACAGGTGGATCAGCATGGCCGAGACGGCGATGAGCCAGCGGTTCTTGGTCGTCGTGGTCATATCTCCCGTAACGACGGTGGCCACGAAAAAACATCCGACGAGTGATACGATCCGCCGGAGTCCGCCTCGCCTCCGACGTCGACGCGGCGTGGCCGCCCGCGATCCGACTCACTCCGACCGCGGCTCGTCCTCCAGCGGGTAGTCGAGACCGCTCGGGTACTCGCTCTCGGCCGTCGTGTCGAGTTCCAGCGCGATACAGAACCGGTCCAGCCCCACTTCGAGGCCGGCGAACAGCAACAGCTCTACGACCTCGGCGGCCGTGTACTCCGTCCGGAGCGCCTCGAACTGTTCCTCGGTGAGCCGGTGGGGGTCCTCGGCGAACCGCTCGGCCAGGCGGACGGCGAGATACGTCCGCCGGTCGAGCGCGTCCTCGTCGACGGTGCCGAAGACCGCCGCCTCCGTGGGTGCGATCCCGTCGCGAACCGACAGCGTCCGGACCGTCGCACAGTACGTACACCCGTTCACTTCGGCGATCTTGAGGCGCATCAGTTCGAGCAGTTCCGCGTCGATGCCCTCGCTCCGCGGGAACGCTCGAAACACGTCGACGATCCGCTCGAAGATCGTCGGCGTCCACGCCATCGCGCCGAAGAACGCGCTGTCCCCGTACCAGTCGTCCGCGGCCGCCTCCAGCAACTCCGCGGCCCGTTCGTCGTCGACGTCTTCCGGTCGAAGGCTGTCCGGTCGTCCCGCCATGCCCCCCGCTACGGGGTGTTCGCGCAAAAAGCTGGACCAAAAGACCGTCTTCCGCTACTCGACGCCGTCCTCGAACACGACGGTGCCAGTTCCACCTTTTTGGCGCTCACTGCGTTCGCGCAAAAAGCTGGACCAAAAGACCGCCTTCCGCTACTCGAAGCCGTCCTCGAACACGACGGTGCCAGTTCCACCTTTTTGGCGCTCACTGCGTTCGCGCAAAAAGCTGGACCAAAAACCCGCCTTCCGCTACTCGAAGCCGTCCTCGAACACGAAGGTGCCGTTGCGCTGGACGACCTCCCCGTCCACCTCGATGACCGAGTCCTCGGACATGTCGACGATCATGTCGACGTGTTCGGCGCTCTCGTTGCGCTCGTTTTCCTCGCCCACGGTGTCCTCGTAGGCGTTGCCCACCGCCATGTGGACGGTGTCGCCCATCTTCTCGTCGAACAGCATGTTGTAGGTGAACTGGTCGATGGAGCGGTTCATCCCGATGCCGAGTTCGCCCAGGTAGCGCGCGCCCTCGTCGGTGTCCAGGATGCCGGTGAGCACCTCCTCGTTGCGCTCGGCGCTGTGCTCGACGACGCGGCCGTCCTCGAACCGGAGGCGGGCGCCCTCGATCTCCTTCCCCTTCCGGTACAGCGGCATGTCGAAGTGGACGTCCCCCTCCACCGACTCCGTGACCGGCGCGGTGAACACCTCGCCGCCGGGCAGGTTGTGCTCGCCGTAGTCGTTCAGTGTGGGGTTGCCCGCCACCGACATGGTGACGTCCGTCTCCGCGCCGCTCCTGATCCGCACCTCGTCGGCACCGTCGAGGATGTCGACCATCCGCGACTGGTGCTCGCGCTGTGCGTCCCAGTCGAGCGTGACGGCGTCCCAGACGAAGTTCTCGTAGGCCTCGGTGCTCATGCCCGCCAACTGGGCGTGCCCCGAGGAGGGGAACTGCGTGAGACACCAGCGCGTCCCCAGCCGCTCGTCGAGGACGGGCCGCATCGCGCGGCGGTAGGCGGCGTTGGTCTCGGGGGCAACGTCGCTCTGCTCCGAGACGTTCGGCCCGCCGCGGGCGATGATCGCGGCATCCGCCTCCTCGTAGAGCGCCAGCTGGTGGGCCGGCGTCTCGAAGTCCTCGTCGTCGCTCGCCCGGAGGTACGCCCGACTCGCCCGCTCGGAGTTGTTCAGGTAGACGGGATTGGCCCCCCGGTCGCCCAGCACCTCGTGGAGGGCGACGGCGAGGTCCTCCGCGACGGCAGGCATGCTCACCACCACGTCGTCACCCGACTCGATCCGCGCCGAGTGGTCCACGATGATCTCTGCGTGCGTGCGAATGCGCGGGTCCATGTGGTGGGGTTCCGCCCCGGGCGGCAAAGCCTTTCGGAGTCCGACGGCCGGCGGCTACTCGACTCGGCCGGCCGCCCGTGTCTCCCCGCCGCCGGCGTCGACGGCCTCGACGAGTAGCTCCGCGACGTCGACGATTTCGATGTCGTCCTCGTATCCGCCGGTCTTGCGACCGTCCTCGTACATCGTCATGCACATCGGACAGGCGACGACGAACTTCTCGACGTCGCCGTCGGTGTCCTCGAGGGCCTCGCGCATCCGCTCCTCGCTCGGCTTGGTCTCCTCCTCGAGGTCCATCCAGAGGCCACCGCCGCCACCCCCACAGCAGAACGAGTCCGCCCGGTTGCGGGGCATCTCCGCGAGCGTCGCCCCCGTCGCCCGGATGAGTTCCCGCGGCGCCTCGTACTCGTCGTTGTAGCGGCCGAGGTGACAGGGGTCGTGGTAGGTGACCGTGTAGTCGAGTTCGTCCCCGGTGAGGTCGAGTCGTCCGTCCGCGACCAGCTCCTCGACCGCCTGGGTCCAGTGGAGGACCGCCACCTCGCCGTCCGCGTTCCACTCGCCGTCGTAGTCGAATCCCATCAGCGGATCGTCGGCGAATTCGGCAAAGTCCACCTCCGGATACTCGTTTTCGAACGTGTTGTAGGAGTGTGGGTCCGTACAGACGATGGCCTCCGGATCGACCGCCTCGAACTGCTCGACGTGGTGCCCGGCGAGGTCGACGTAGAGGAACTCCTCGCCGAGACGGCGGATGTCGTTGCCGTCGTACTTCTCGTCCTCGAAGAGGATGCCGTACTCGACGTCGGCCCGTTCGAGGAGCGTCGCCAGCGAGCGGGCCACCTTCTTGTTTCGCTCGTCGTAGCTCGGGTAGTCGCCGACGTACCAGAGATACTCCACGTCTGCCTCGCGGGCGTCCGCCACCTCGAAGTCGAGGTCGTCGGTCCAGTCGGCGCGTTCGTCGGCCGGATCGCCGAAGGTGTTGCCCTTCCGCATGACGTTGTCGAAGGTGTCCTGGACGTTCGGGTCGACGTCGCCCTGGTCCGTGAGCTGGCGATTCAGCCGCGTGAACGAGCTGAGGTGCTCGATCTCCACCGGACAGGCGTCCATACAGGCCATACACCCCATACAGGACTCCATCGTCGCGGCGTCGACGACGCTCGTCCCGCCGTCGGCGACGATGTCGACGTCTTCGGCCTCGCCGGCGTCCCGTTCGTCCCGATACCGTTTCAGGTCGAGGATCACCTCCCGCGGATCGAGCGGGCGACCGACGGATTCGGCGGGACAGGCCGCGGAACAGCGCCCGCAGTTCGTGCAGGCGTCCTGATCGAGCAGTTCCTTCCAGGTGAAGTCCCCGACGGTCTCGGCGCCGGTGTCGGCGTCGAGGTCGGCCGGAATCCCCGGGAGGCGGACGCCGGCCTTCTCGTCCCGCGTGACGACGTTGGCGTACGACGCGAGCATGTGGAACGGCTTGCCGTACGGGATCGCGGCGACGAACGCGAGCGCGAGCAGCGAGTGCGACCACCAGACGACCGGGTAGACGGCCTCGGCCGTCGCCTCGCTCATCCCCGCTGCGGCCAGCACGTCGGCGACGAACCAGCCGACGAAGCTCACCGTCTCGAAGGCGGGGAAGCCGGTGCCGAGGATGCGGACCCCCTCGGTCAGATAGCCGCCGACGCCGAGGAGGAAGAGCGTCCAGACGAAGAGGTCGTCCTCCAGCCCCGTGTGGTTCCCCCGCAGGCGCCACTTCCGTGCGGCGTACCGGCGGTACAGCGCCACGCCGACGCCGACGACGAACAGCAGCCCCATCGCGTCCATCACCAGCGAGTACGAGAGGTAGAAGTCGCCGACGAAAAAGGAGGGCTGGCCCAACAGCTTGGTCCAGACGTCCATGTCGATCGCGAGGATCGTCGTCCCGATCAAAAGGGTGAGAAAGCCCCACATGATGAACGCGTGCATGAGGCCCCCGACCGCGTCCCGGTCGAAGAGCGTCCGGTTCGAGAGGACGACCCGCATCGAGGCGACGATCCGATCCGGCAGGTCGTCGAGGCGGTCGACGGGGTCCGCCTGCCCGGCCGTGATCCGCTCGATCCGCCGGTAGACCCCGTACGCGAAGACGAGGATCGCGACGGCGGAGAGGCCGTAGAAGGCTAGCTCCCCGGCGTGTCCGATACCCCAGAACGTCGGTCTGGTCACGACTCCTTCCTGAGCAGCCATTGCCCGAAACGTTCCCCAATCCCGGAATAAATGTTGTCACGAACGGACCGGTTCGGCGTCGACACCGATATCCGTCGGGCGGCCGTGCACACGCCACGATGACCGCACTCGATCGGTTCGACCACCCCGCGTGGACCGCCGCCGCCGCGACGGCCGCCAGTTACGGGCTCGGACTGCTCGCCCTCTTTACCCTCCTTTTCGTCGTTCCCTTCCTGCTCTTCCTGCTCGGATAACGCGGCCGTAGATGTTCGGGACTAGCTAGTTGTCAGTCGCTCGGCGAGCTTCACGGGTGAGAGTGAGAGAACCCATCGAGACACGCGTGTCCGCGACTAGAACGGACGAACACACGACGGCGAGCGAGGACGAGCGCCGATGAGCGACGACGACTTCCCGTCGAACGCGGGGACGGTGATCGTCGGGGCCGGCATCGTCGGGAGTTCCCTGGCCGGCGAGTTGGCCGAACGCGGCCGCGACGACGTCCTCCTGATCGACAAGGGACCCCTCTCCGATCCCGGGGGCTCGACCGGCCACGCGTCGAACTTCATCTTCCCGGTCGAGCACAGCAAGGACATGACGCGGCTGACCGCCGACAGCCGCGACATCTACCGGGAGTTCGACACGTTCACCAACTCCGGCGGCATCGAGGTCGCCCGCACCGACGAGCGGATGGCGGAGCTCGAACGGCGCGTCGTCTCCGCGAAGTCCTTCGGCGAGGCGGCCGAACTGCTCACCCCCTCGGAGGTC encodes the following:
- a CDS encoding tRNA (guanine(26)-N(2))-dimethyltransferase, translating into MRVTEGGVELDVPDARDGASEGQGEGVFYNPTQELNRDVTVAVLRAYAEREPRAETYLDAMAASGVRGLRAAAEGWDVTCADLDPDAVALARENFAHNDLPGSVVERNVNALLYDSATVFDVVDIDPFGTPIPFADAALANARNLVCVTATDTAPLCGAHFDSGVRKYAAVPRNTDYHPEMGLRILLSAMVRTAARYDKAARPICSHVSRHYARTYLELDGRATEADDCIDELGYVHHCEDCLTREAEDGLIPHPPETCPACGGSRVVTAGPLWLGAIRDRAFVAAVRDRIDDGMGEAARARRLLETVEAELDRPTHYDQHRLCKQWGRSANAMDEFLADLRAAGYDASRAHYGGTTFKTDASVVEIRDATAE
- a CDS encoding class I SAM-dependent methyltransferase, with protein sequence MSVQAEFDAWAAAGKDRGMEERHWHTAKEALARMPAEAGDTVLDLGTGSGYALRALRETREVGRGVGLDASGAMVRNAREYTDDGAVDFLAGDFQHLPLRDDSVDHVWSMEAFYYARDPDAVLRELRRVLRPGGTFFCAVNFFEESEHTHEWQEQVGVEMRLWDRAQYREAFRSAGFHVAEQDTIPDREIEIPPAEAFPTDDWDSREAMIDRYRTWGTLLTVGVAP
- a CDS encoding YihY/virulence factor BrkB family protein, which codes for MTRLARVLPAARAVVREARARDVTLLAASVAYYAFVSVLPLLVLAAVVATTLGGPSLRTAVVALAGRYLLPVGQDLVADALANTTGQGGVTLVGLALLGWGSLKLFRGVDTAFARVYDVDPRGFLRSIRVGVTVLVAVGVGVFGGVALVGAVAVLRLPPVAVLAPLLFFAVLVAALFPVYYLLPAVDLSPREALPGTLVGALCWTLLGTAFAVYAAVASAGRFALYGALGAVLLLVTWFYLAGLALLVGATLNAVLADRTAAPNRQVQHPRDRDHVTTAMTGDDTEGDSDPSPAPDIEDLADRVEEVRADLDAFEADVQDRTVDRPELEGELKAYVRRRMRRGHARGWGPYLVLLYGTVLTLGAFYLLDDLIALVAMVVIFLSTLGLYVLFVLFGAGLSLLGKPGEALDAVRRFRR
- a CDS encoding phosphatase PAP2 family protein codes for the protein MSLVDRAVADRGVGETGVVETLPEALVAAAGLVTRLGDPLTLIVVVAAAYLLANRLGVAAPRMATALALTVGAFALTLALKHAFALPRPPGAGVDGYGFPSGHAIGATAVYGGLVALLPAERRSPTVVAAAGSLVALVAASRVVIGVHYLVDVIAGVAVGLAYLVAALRIGPGLAPERVTVADARRVFAVALAVGLAGVAVAVVRNTVVAVAAAGGGLLGWHLAADRVVAARGSTPQLAISVVTLGVVVASAAAVLDGGIPLAVAAATTVGVVALLIAVPGLSGTVAKKGLDVGR
- the glnA gene encoding type I glutamate--ammonia ligase: MTDETAAADGGLTAEEQDVIDEIDEENVDFLRLQFTDILGTVKNVSVPASQAEKAFTEGIYFDGSSIDGFVRIQESDMRLDPDPSTFAVLPWRNGDDNGGAAARLICDVIDTSTGEPFSGDPRGVLKDAIARAEEMGYDVNMAPEPEFFLFEEDEEGRATTKTNDAGGYFDLAPKDLASDVRRDIIYGLESMGFDIEASHHEVAQGQHEINFTYDDALSTADNVATFRAVVRAIAAEHDLHATFMPKPIARINGSGMHTHMSLFKDGENAFHDDDDEFNLSDTAKSYVAGILDHAPAITAVANPTVNSYKRLVPGYEAPVYVAWSDRNRSALIRKPAARVPAASRIELRSPDPSCNPYLAFAAMIHAGLDGIERDLDCPDPVRENIYEFDEGKREEYGITTLPSNLGEAVDALEADETIQSALGDHVTEKFIEAKSQEFGEYIVEVSEWELDRYLEKF